From Nitrososphaerales archaeon, one genomic window encodes:
- a CDS encoding type II toxin-antitoxin system VapC family toxin yields MTLVFDTSVLIALERRDIEVGNKIQELLNNYRLPPSTTFLNLFEFLLGIKLKPPRNAKGSVEYVRKFRILNTTERTAELLAELKVKYDREGLVLSLADLVIASLVIENDMILVTRDGDFEKIQELKMELI; encoded by the coding sequence ATGACACTGGTTTTTGATACCTCTGTGCTGATAGCCTTGGAAAGGAGGGATATAGAGGTTGGTAATAAGATACAGGAGCTGTTAAATAACTATAGATTACCACCATCGACAACTTTTCTTAATCTTTTTGAATTTCTCCTTGGAATCAAATTAAAGCCTCCAAGGAATGCGAAGGGATCTGTGGAGTATGTAAGAAAATTCCGCATTCTTAACACCACAGAAAGAACCGCAGAGCTATTGGCAGAGTTGAAGGTCAAGTATGATAGGGAAGGCTTGGTGCTGTCATTGGCTGATCTTGTTATAGCTAGTTTGGTAATTGAGAATGATATGATTCTGGTCACCAGAGATGGCGATTTTGAAAAAATACAAGAACTGAAGATGGAACTTATCTAA